From a region of the Panicum virgatum strain AP13 chromosome 2K, P.virgatum_v5, whole genome shotgun sequence genome:
- the LOC120695019 gene encoding putative F-box protein At3g16210, which produces MERPKKSGAVAGLPDDPLVEILSRVLVKDLHRSKCVSKGWRDLIADPLHRKKLPQTLQGFFPSYPGESFMQYGRPFINLFGGSPPPVDTSLPFLKKLPGIHKIWLRGSCNGLLLFKHHTSLHDLGHIVFNPATEQWAAVPCEHTPMDKHCRLRHTFLVFDPAVSSHFQLVIFCEEGNVCTVHSYSSKTGLWSHTQIDWAEEVKQRGQLKKWVPQISGVDSHATLFNGMLYLMLSDDQIAEVDVEGKTRRIISAPPSVGRQVFATVQFSLVNPKGACIASMKNMSEHEEKLMGCGEASTKDVARVGKCGSR; this is translated from the exons ATGGAGCGCCCGAAGAAGAGCGGCGCAGTGGCTGGCCTCCCCGACGACCCCCTCGTGGAGATCCTCTCGCGCGTCCTCGTCAAGGATCTCCACCGATCCAAGTGCGTCTCCAAAGGCTGGCGCGACCTCATCGCCGACCCCCTCCACCGCAAGAAGCTGCCCCAAACCCTACAAGGGTTTTTCCCATCCTACCCGGGGGAATCTTTCATGCAGTATGGAAGACCTTTCATCAATCTGTTTGGGGGATCCCCGCCGCCCGTCGACACTTCTCTTCCCTTCCTGAAGAAGCTGCCTGGCATTCACAAGATCTGGCTCAGGGGGTCCTGCAATGGGCTCCTCCTCTTTAAGCACCACACCAGTCTTCACGACCTCGGCCATATCGTGTTCAACCCTGCCACAGAGCAATGGGCGGCTGTGCCCTGTGAACACACTCCGATGGATAAGCATTGTCGATTGAGGCACACCTTTTTGGTCTTTGACCCGGCTGTCTCCTCGCACTTCCAGTTGGTCATCTTCTGTGAGGAGGGGAATGTGTGCACAGTGCACTCCTACTCCTCAAAAACAGGATTGTGGAGTCACACCCAGATTGACTGGGCTGAAGAAGTAAAACAACGAGGACAATTGAAAAAGTGGGTTCCTCAGATCAGTGGCGTTGACTCTCATGCTACCCTTTTTAATGGCATGCTGTATTTGATGTTGAGTGATGATCAGATTGCTGAGGTGGATGTGGAAGGGAAGACACGAAGGATCATCTCAGCGCCACCTTCGGTGGGTAGGCAAGTGTTCGCCACCGTTCAATTTTCATTGGTCAATCCCAAGGGCGCCTGCATTGCATCAATGAAGAACA TGTCTGAGCATGAAGAGAAACTAATGGGGTGCGGCGAGGCAAGCACCAAGGACGTGGCCAGGGTTGGCAAGTGTGGAAGCCGGTGA
- the LOC120664651 gene encoding uncharacterized protein LOC120664651 isoform X3 produces the protein MWAHLVAVTFVFREPHPLPFPSRGFISSRPPFFYLGRSSPGAAIRTGSGTGKEKAWISGAGRSSSLSGRKKVSRPWFAFQTRSANDILDDGYRWRKYNAHPSFLRLAQWNSQIALRKTKKKIPALKMIAILGTPQESTLIG, from the exons ATGTGGGCCCACCTTGTTGCAGTCACATTTGTATTTCGGGAGCCGCACCCTTTACCTTTCCCCTCCCGCGGATTCATTTCGTCGCGTCCTCCATTTTTTTATCTCGGGCGGAGCTCTCCAGGTGCGGCGATTC gtACTGGCAGTGGTACTGGCAAGGAGAAGGCGTGGATCAGCGGCGCCGGGAGGTCGTCGTCATtgtcggggaggaagaaggtgagCAGGCCGTGGTTCGCGTTCCAGACGCGGAGCGCCAACGACATCCTGGACGACGGCTACCGGTGGAGGAAGTACAACGCCCACCCCAG CTTTTTGAGGTTAGCACAGTGGAATTCCCAGATAGCATTAAGAAAGACTAAAAAGAAGATACCAGCATTGAAGATGATTGCAATTCTGGGAACACCACAG GAGTCCACATTAATTGGATAA
- the LOC120664651 gene encoding uncharacterized protein LOC120664651 isoform X1, translated as MWAHLVAVTFVFREPHPLPFPSRGFISSRPPFFYLGRSSPGAAIRTGSGTGKEKAWISGAGRSSSLSGRKKVSRPWFAFQTRSANDILDDGYRWRKYNAHPRGTGRCREARGLLGARVAARLPPLVERAGHRRPPWEPWSAWAAAEEHGSQPVGAGHGDFFFFFLVFRCMWDCIACIYLVIDSLNDLWDLWILHQSIHILSLILRMIWHYW; from the exons ATGTGGGCCCACCTTGTTGCAGTCACATTTGTATTTCGGGAGCCGCACCCTTTACCTTTCCCCTCCCGCGGATTCATTTCGTCGCGTCCTCCATTTTTTTATCTCGGGCGGAGCTCTCCAGGTGCGGCGATTC gtACTGGCAGTGGTACTGGCAAGGAGAAGGCGTGGATCAGCGGCGCCGGGAGGTCGTCGTCATtgtcggggaggaagaaggtgagCAGGCCGTGGTTCGCGTTCCAGACGCGGAGCGCCAACGACATCCTGGACGACGGCTACCGGTGGAGGAAGTACAACGCCCACCCCAG GGGCACCGGCCGTTGCCGTGAAGCGCGGGGACTGCTGGGCGCGCGAGTAGCTGCCCGCTTACCGCCGCTGGTGGAGCGCGCGGGACACCGACGGCCGCCGTGGGAGCCGTGGAGCGcgtgggccgccgccgaggagcacgGGAGCCAGCCCGTCGGAGCCGGCCATggtgattttttcttttttttcttagttTTCAGATGCATGTGGGATTGTATAGCTTGTATCTATCTTGTGATTGATTCTTTGAATGATTTGTGGGATCTATGGATTTTGCATCAATCAATTCATATACTTTCATTGATTCTTCGAATGATTTGGCATTACTGGTGA
- the LOC120664651 gene encoding uncharacterized protein LOC120664651 isoform X2 gives MWAHLVAVTFVFREPHPLPFPSRGFISSRPPFFYLGRSSPGTGSGTGKEKAWISGAGRSSSLSGRKKVSRPWFAFQTRSANDILDDGYRWRKYNAHPRGTGRCREARGLLGARVAARLPPLVERAGHRRPPWEPWSAWAAAEEHGSQPVGAGHGDFFFFFLVFRCMWDCIACIYLVIDSLNDLWDLWILHQSIHILSLILRMIWHYW, from the exons ATGTGGGCCCACCTTGTTGCAGTCACATTTGTATTTCGGGAGCCGCACCCTTTACCTTTCCCCTCCCGCGGATTCATTTCGTCGCGTCCTCCATTTTTTTATCTCGGGCGGAGCTCTCCAG gtACTGGCAGTGGTACTGGCAAGGAGAAGGCGTGGATCAGCGGCGCCGGGAGGTCGTCGTCATtgtcggggaggaagaaggtgagCAGGCCGTGGTTCGCGTTCCAGACGCGGAGCGCCAACGACATCCTGGACGACGGCTACCGGTGGAGGAAGTACAACGCCCACCCCAG GGGCACCGGCCGTTGCCGTGAAGCGCGGGGACTGCTGGGCGCGCGAGTAGCTGCCCGCTTACCGCCGCTGGTGGAGCGCGCGGGACACCGACGGCCGCCGTGGGAGCCGTGGAGCGcgtgggccgccgccgaggagcacgGGAGCCAGCCCGTCGGAGCCGGCCATggtgattttttcttttttttcttagttTTCAGATGCATGTGGGATTGTATAGCTTGTATCTATCTTGTGATTGATTCTTTGAATGATTTGTGGGATCTATGGATTTTGCATCAATCAATTCATATACTTTCATTGATTCTTCGAATGATTTGGCATTACTGGTGA